Below is a window of Saccharomonospora viridis DSM 43017 DNA.
TGAACAGCACCAACTTCAGGACGAATTGGAACGCCTGCACGTACGTGGCCGCCCGCATCCCACCGAGTGCGAGCGTGATGCTGACGGCGAGTCCGGAGAGGATGACGCCCACCCAGTACGGTGTGCCGCTCACGACGCTGAGCACCAGCCCGGCCGTGCGGAACTGCGGCACCAGGTACAGCACGCTGATCACCAGCACCACCACGGCGGCGAGGCGGCGCAGGGTCACCGAGCCGAGGCGGGCCTCGGCGAAATCCGGCACCGTGAGGGCGCCTGATCTGCGCATGGGAGCGGCCACCAGGGCGAGCATGGCGATGTAGCCCGCTGTGAATCCGACCGGGTACCACAGGGCTCCGACGCCGTCGCGCACCATGAGCCCGGCCACGCCCAAGAACGAGGCCGCGGACAGGTACTCACCGGACACGGCGGCGGAGTTCAGCAGCGGTGACACCCGGCGCGAGGCCACGAGGAAGTCCGAGGTCGTGCGCATCGCCGCGACCCCGAGCAATCCGATGGCCAAGGTGGTGAGCACCACCGGTGCCACGGCGAGGGTGACGATCATCATGCGCTCTCGTCAGGACGTGCGGCCTCGACGGTGTTCTCCTCCCGTTCGACCCGACGAAGGTGCGTGAACGCGAGCAGCACCATGGCGGGGAAGGGCACCACCATGACCGCCAGCCACGACAACGGGACGTCGAACACCCGGACCCGGCCCAGCTCGGGCAGAACCGTCAGCAGGAGTGGCAGTCCGAACACCAGGACGAACGCCGACGTCAACGCCACCACGGCATGACGCCGCTGTTTCCGGTAGAGGGTCACCGCCAGCGGTGCCTCAGCGGGGTCCAGCGTGGTCGGTCGCCACGGTCCCCGGTAACGGCGGCGGGCGTGGGCCAGCCGTGTCTGGGGACTCGTCACCGTCACCCTGCGTTGGACACTCATCGGTCAGTGGCTCCGCAGCCGGGTCGTCATGGCGCCATCCCCTCCGGCCGCAGTTCTCCGCGCTGCGCGGCGCGGAGGAGGCGTTCGCGGAGGTGGCGGGCGTGGCGTCGGCTCACCGGGACGTCACCGAGGTCGGTGTGGGCGAGCAGGCCGCCCACCGAATCGCTGCGCAGCTCCCGCACGGCGGACAGCGCGACGAGGAAGCCTCGGTGGGTGCGGACGAATCCGGCGTTCGCCCAGTACTCCTCCAGCCGGGAGATCGGCATGCGGACCAGGTGCACGCCCGAGTGGGTGTGCAGCCGCACGTAGTCGCCGTGGGCCTCCACGTAACGCACGTCCTGACGACGGACGTAACGGGTGCGCCCGCCGGATTCCACGGGCAGCGCCGCCAACGCGTCGGGTGCGGGCTGCCTCTGTGGTGTCTTCCCGGCCTTTTCGGTGGAGACGATCCGGCTCACCCTGGCCAGCGCGTCGGCGAGTCGTTCGGCGCGTACCGGTTTGAGCAGGTAGTCCACGGCACCGATACCGAACGCCGCGACCGCGTGCTGGTCGTAGGCGGTGACGAACACGATGGCGGGTGGCCGTGCCAGCTTCTTCAGCAGCGAGGCGAACTCCAAACCGTCGAGGCCGGGCATCGCGATGTCGAGGAACACCGCGTCGAACTCCTCCGACTGCAGCCGTTTGAGCGCCGCCACGGTGTCGCCCGCGGCGGCCACCTCGGCCACCTCCGGTGCTTCTCGCAGCATTCCGCACAGGTCGTCCAGCGCGGCGGGCACGTCGTCGACGGCCAGCACTCGCAGTGCCGCGTGGGTTCGTCCAGTCACGGCATCACTCCCGGCTGAAATCGCGGTACTCGCACGATCACCCGTGTGCCCTCGTTCTCGGCGGTCTCCAAGACGAGGCCGAACCACGGT
It encodes the following:
- a CDS encoding LytR/AlgR family response regulator transcription factor, which translates into the protein MTGRTHAALRVLAVDDVPAALDDLCGMLREAPEVAEVAAAGDTVAALKRLQSEEFDAVFLDIAMPGLDGLEFASLLKKLARPPAIVFVTAYDQHAVAAFGIGAVDYLLKPVRAERLADALARVSRIVSTEKAGKTPQRQPAPDALAALPVESGGRTRYVRRQDVRYVEAHGDYVRLHTHSGVHLVRMPISRLEEYWANAGFVRTHRGFLVALSAVRELRSDSVGGLLAHTDLGDVPVSRRHARHLRERLLRAAQRGELRPEGMAP